The following coding sequences are from one Salvia hispanica cultivar TCC Black 2014 chromosome 3, UniMelb_Shisp_WGS_1.0, whole genome shotgun sequence window:
- the LOC125211110 gene encoding uncharacterized protein LOC125211110 isoform X1 encodes MGHKKRNVAPRSKPPPSAADDASSAAAAGAGGGGDSILDNSANPSVKALAKSEPEVELEGIEPYASIKPECERALTALRRGNHTRALRSMKELCSRYENSADAALIHRVQGTICVKVASIVDDPNAKQRYLKNAIESARKAVNLCPNSVEFAHFYANLLYEAANEGKEYEEVVQECERALSIENPVDPAKESLQAENLQKISTAEARVANVQSELKALIQKSNIASISTWMKHLSNGEEKFRLIPIRRMPEDPMEVRLIQAKRPNEIKKVAKTEEERRKEVEVRVAAARLLQQKSESPSLGNDGDSINNNGKGVDSSTGTGQRAGERRRYGNSRKIASSDERRDSVRTYWNSMCLDAKKDLLKIEISELKAHFSSLKDVSPSEVLNEALSFGVTNKMWKFWSCCRCNEKFADVVLFMQHAVEEHMSSLLPRMHSILPQCVEDEWAEMLLNCSWKPLELNTAIRMHKPQSTLEAPDFFEESYSSHGINGSKEYFLDTYSNEYDWDSSLRNKRSGDNFNHGVQDGGDFEDVKWMDCDGDLSSKESLLNENWPLSDDPERAKLLEKIQVIFQSLIKNKYLASSHLSKVIHFAVEELQTLACNSQLLSFNLEKTPLCICFLGAPELKKILKFLQEISNSCGLSRYSDKSNSEDNSKTVMNGVDFVEKINFSQDASFLILDEHFLPCKVPRSSSDGPVNCSSVETSSHLNYENGIILDSDSLLSWIFKGPSSGEQLTSWMRAKEEKAQHGLEILQLLEKEAYHLQSLCDRKSEQLNYEEALQAVEDLCLEEGKRREHVTDFARHSYDSVLRRRQEELGDNENENDMAFMNNRFESQAIKNVLKDAESLNVNQFGFEETYSGVRSQLCDLESGEDDDWRRKDYLHQVDSCIEVAIQRQKEHGSLEISKLDARLMQILIGMQKLEIELDPASSHDYRSILIPLLKSFLRARLEDMAEKDAREKSDAAREAFLAELALDSKKGTTTGVENSKHEKSKDKKKSKEGRKNKDLKASHWDDPDDQISEEILLPSAHDEEVACSELANNGTSDALRLQEEEYKRKIELEAEERKLEETLEYQRRIENEAKQKQLAEQHKRNSKVAGEKAKPISISDSDIRCNDGEKDVNDQWTNRKEPLIQKVAFTESVLSDSANGAVMQNGFSNGAIPQEGVIFTERRSGKRGKRHKGLNKPSDRKSPPLTSEKEDNGSVLPRDELNSHGDGDKGGKTLRQLSAEEDDEERFQADLKKAVRESLDTLHAPKKLPAKPSLALPHKEIPETGDSRVLCGEGATDVNGMDTYGTGLKNEVGEYNCFLNVIIQSLWHLRRFRDEFMRRSVSEHVHVGDPCVVCALYEIFIALSTVCKDNQREPVAPTSLRVALSNLYPDSNFFQEGQMNDASEVLGVIFNCLHRSFTPGPHASDVEPLNRSGTDSWDCSNASCIAHSLFGMNISERMDCYNCSLESRCLKYTSFFHNINASAVRTMKVVRPESSFDELLYMVEMNHQLACDPEDGGCGKLNYIHHILSSPPHVFTTVLGWQNTCESVDDIMGTLAALSTEIDISVLYRGLDPKHKRHLVSVVCYYGQHYHCFAYSSDHEQWIMYDDKTVKVIGGWSDVLAMCERGHLQPQVLLYEAVN; translated from the exons ATGGGGCATAAGAAGCGAAACGTCGCTCCTCGCTCCAAACCGCCGCCGTCTGCCGCGGACGAtgcctcctccgccgccgccgccggtgccggtggtggtggtgattcGATTCTAGATAATTCCGCAAACCCCTCCGTGAAAGCACTAGCTAAATCGGAGCCTGAGGTGGAATTGGAGGGAATTGAGCCCTACGCTTCGATTAAGCCTGAATGCGAGCGCGCCCTAACAGCGCTGCGGCGCGGGAACCACACCAGAGCGCTGAGATCGATGAAGGAGCTGTGCTCGAGGTACGAGAATTCCGCTGACGCGGCGCTGATCCACCGCGTCCAGGGGACTATATGTGTGAAGGTGGCTTCTATAGTGGATGACCCGAACGCGAAGCAGCGGTATCTGAAGAATGCGATTGAGAGTGCGAGGAAGGCAGTCAATCTGTGCCCCAACTCTGTTGAGTTTGCGCATTTTTATGCGAATTTGTTGTATGAGGCGGCGAACGAGGGGAAGGAGTATGAGGAGGTGGTGCAGGAGTGTGAGAGGGCTTTGTCGATAGAGAACCCCGTGGATCCTGCTAAGGAGAGTTTGCAAGCGGAGAATCTGCAGAAGATTTCTACAGCTGAGGCGCGAGTTGCCAATGTTCAGAGTGAGCTAAAGGCATTGATTCAGAAATCGAACATTGCATCGATTTCGACTTGGATGAAGCATTTGAGCAATGGGGAGGAGAAGTTTCGATTGATTCCAATCAGGAGGATGCCTGAGGATCCAATGGAGGTCAGATTGATTCAGGCAAAGAGGCCGAATGAGATTAAGAAAGTTGCCAAGACGGAAGAGGAACGGAGGAAGGAAGTTGAGGTGAGAGTGGCAGCTGCCAGGCTTTTGCAGCAGAAGTCAGAGTCCCCTTCTTTAGGAAATGATGGGGATAGTATTAATAACAATGGAAAAGGTGTAGATTCTTCTACAGGTACTGGACAGAGAGCAGGAGAGCGAAGGAGGTATGGGAATTCAAGGAAAATTGCATCATCAGATGAGAGGAGGGATTCAGTACGGACATATTGGAACTCTATGTGTTTGGATGCAAAGAAAGATTtacttaaaattgaaatttctgAACTAAAGGCACATTTCAGCTCATTGAAGGATGTCTCACCAAGTGAGGTGCTTAATGAGGCTTTATCTTTTGGAGTGACGAACAAAATGTGGAAGTTCTGGTCATGCTGTCGCTGCAATGAGAAATTTGCTGATGTGGTTTTGTTCATGCAACATGCTGTGGAGGAGCATATGAGCAGTTTATTGCCCAGAATGCATTCAATTCTGCCTCAGTGTGTGGAGGATGAATGGGCTGAAATGCTTCTAAACTGTTCATGGAAACCATTAGAACTAAATACAGCTATTAGGATGCACAAGCCACAATCAACCTTGGAAGCACCTGATTTCTTTGAAGAATCGTACTCCAGCCATGGCATAAATGGTTCAAAAGAATACTTTCTTGATACTTACTCTAATGAATATGATTGGGATTCATCACTAAGGAATAAAAGATCTGGTGACAATTTCAACCATGGTGTCCAAGATGGCGGGGACTTTGAGGATGTCAAGTGGATGGATTGTGATGGAGATCTGAGCAGTAAGGAAAGTTTACTCAATGAAAATTGGCCTCTATCTGATGACCCTGAGCGTGCAAAGCTTCTAGAGAAAATCCAAGTCATTTTCCAGTCACTTATTAAAAACAAGTATCTTGCTTCAAGTCACCTTAGCAAGGTTATACACTTCGCCGTGGAGGAGCTTCAGACCCTTGCTTGCAATTCTCAACTTCTTAGTTTCAACTTGGAAAAAACCCCCTTATGTATCTGTTTTCTGGGTGCCCCGGAGCTTAAGAAAATCCTGAAATTTTTgcaggaaatttctaattcatGCGGTCTAAGTAGATATTCTGATAAAAGTAATTCTGAGGACAATTCTAAAACTGTGATGAATGGCGTTGACTTTGTGGAGAAGATAAATTTTAGCCAAGATGCTTCATTTTTAATCCTTGACGAGCATTTTCTTCCCTGTAAGGTCCCTCGGTCTTCTAGTGATGGCCCAGTCAATTGTTCCAGTGTTGAAACTTCGTCCCATCTTAACTATGAGAACGGTATAATACTTGATTCAGATTCATTGTTATCCTGGATATTTAAAGGCCCCTCAAGTGGCGAGCAATTGACATCCTGGATGCGAGCAAAAGAGGAGAAAGCCCAGCATGGTCTTGAAATTCTTCAGTTGCTTGAGAAAGAAGCTTATCATCTGCAAAGCTTATGTGATAGAAAATCCGAACAGTTAAATTATGAGGAGGCATTGCAGGCCGTGGAAGATCTATGTTTGGAAGAGGGAAAGAGAAGAGAACATGTAACTGATTTTGCCCGTCACAGTTATGACTCTGTTCTCAGGAGAAGGCAAGAAGAACTTGGTGATAATGAGAATGAAAATGACATGGCCTTTATGAACAATAGATTTGAGTCGCaagcaataaaaaatgttctAAAGGATGCAGAGTCCTTAAATGTCAACCAATTTGGTTTTGAGGAAACTTACAGTGGCGTGAGATCACAGCTTTGTGACCTAGAATCTGGTGAAGATGATGATTGGAGAAGAAAAGACTATCTTCATCAGGTGGATTCTTGCATAGAAGTTGCAATACAGAGACAGAAGGAGCATGGTTCTCTTGAG ATCAGCAAACTCGATGCCAGACTCATGCAAATACTCATTGGGATGCAGAAGCTGGAAATTGAGCTTGATCCTGCATCTTCCCATGATTACCGCTCAATCTTAATACCTTTGCTTAAATCATTTTTACGG GCACGCTTGGAGGATATGGCAGAGAAAGATGCCAGGGAAAAATCTGATGCTGCCAGAGAGGCATTTTTGGCTGAACTTGCTTTGGATTCCAAGAAAGGAACCACCACAGGagttgaaaattcaaaacatgAAAAGTCGAAGGACAAAAAGAAGAGTAAGGAGGGCCGAAAAAATAAGGACTTAAAG GCTAGTCATTGGGATGACCCAGATGATCAGATATCTGAAGAAAT ATTGCTTCCAAGTGCACATGATGAGGAGGTTGCATGTTCTGAACTTGCCAATAATGGAACTAGTGATGCCTTAAGACTACAGGAAGAGGAGTACAAACGCAAAATTGAACTTGAAGCTGAAGAAAGAAAGCTTGAAGAAACTTTGGAATATCAAAGACGTATAGAAAATGAGGCTAAACAAAAGCAACTAGCTGAGCAACATAAAAGAAACTCAAAAGTTGCAGGGGAGAAGGCTAAGCCAATTTCAATATCTGATTCTGACATTAGGTGCAATGATGGTGAAAAAGATGTCAATGACCAGTGGACAAATAGGAAG GAACCTTTGATCCAGAAGGTGGCATTCACTGAAAGTGTGCTAAGTGACTCTGCGAATGGAGCTGTGAtgcaaaatg GCTTTTCAAATGGAGCTATTCCTCAAGAAGGGGTTATATTTACTGAGCGACGCTCGGGAAAGAGGGGTAAACGGCATAAGGGTCTAAACAAACCAAGTGACAGGAAATCCCCTCCCCTGACATCTGAAAAGGAGGATAATGGTTCTGTTCTGCCTAGAGATGAGCTAAACTCACATGGTGATGGTG ATAAAGGAGGAAAAACATTGAGACAGCTTAGTGCTGAGGAGGATGATGAAGAAAGGTTTCAAGCTGACCTTAAGAAAGCTGTCCGCGAAAGCCTTG ATACATTACATGCACCTAAAAAGCTACCTGCCAAGCCAAGTTTGGCATTGCCGCATAAGGAGATTCCAGAAACCGGCGACTCACGTGTTTTATGCGGTGAAGGCGCAACCGATGTTAATGGAATGGATACATATGGAACAGGGCTAAAAAATGAAGTCGGTGAATATAATTGCTTTCTGAATGTCATAATACAG TCTTTGTGGCACTTAAGACGGTTTCGAGATGAATTTATGCGGAGATCAGTCTCAGAACATGTTCATGTTGGTGATCCTTGTGTTGTATGTGCTTTGTATGAGATCTTCATTGCTCTGAGCACGGTATGTAAGGATAACCAGAGAGAACCTGTTGCCCCTACCTCTTTGAGAGTTGCTCTAAGCAACTTGTATCCTGATAGTAATTTCTTCCAGGAG GGTCAAATGAATGATGCTTCTGAAGTCTTGGGTGTAATATTTAATTGTCTACATCGTTCATTCACTCCTGGACCTCATGCATCTGATGTGGAaccgctaaatagatctggaACAGATTCCTGGGACTGCAGTAATGCTTCTTGTATTGCTCATTCACTTTTTGGAATGAACATTTCTGAGAGAATGGACTGTTACAACTGTAGCTTGGAGTCTAGATGTCTGAAATACACATCTTTTTTTCACAACATCAATGCCAGTGCTGTTAGAACTATGAAG GTTGTGCGCCCAGAGAGCTCCTTTGATGAGCTTCTGTATATGGTTGAGATGAATCACCAATTAGCTTGTGATCCTGAGGATGGTGGATGTGGAAAGCTCAACTATATTCACCATATACTCTCCAGCCCCCCGCATGTTTTCACAACAG TCCTTGGCTGGCAGAATACTTGCGAGAGTGTTGATGATATAATGGGAACATTAGCAGCATTATCTACTGAGATTGATATCAGTGTCCTTTATCGTGGTCTTGATCCAAAACATAAACGTCATTTGGTTTCAGTG GTTTGCTATTATGGGCAGCACTATCACTGTTTTGCCTACAGCAGCGATCATGAACAGTGGATCATGTACGATGATAAAACCGTAAAG GTAATTGGCGGCTGGAGTGATGTCCTTGCAATGTGTGAAAGAGGACATCTACAACCGCAAGTCCTCTTGTACGAAGCTGTGAACTAG
- the LOC125211110 gene encoding uncharacterized protein LOC125211110 isoform X2: MGHKKRNVAPRSKPPPSAADDASSAAAAGAGGGGDSILDNSANPSVKALAKSEPEVELEGIEPYASIKPECERALTALRRGNHTRALRSMKELCSRYENSADAALIHRVQGTICVKVASIVDDPNAKQRYLKNAIESARKAVNLCPNSVEFAHFYANLLYEAANEGKEYEEVVQECERALSIENPVDPAKESLQAENLQKISTAEARVANVQSELKALIQKSNIASISTWMKHLSNGEEKFRLIPIRRMPEDPMEVRLIQAKRPNEIKKVAKTEEERRKEVEVRVAAARLLQQKSESPSLGNDGDSINNNGKGVDSSTGTGQRAGERRRYGNSRKIASSDERRDSVRTYWNSMCLDAKKDLLKIEISELKAHFSSLKDVSPSEVLNEALSFGVTNKMWKFWSCCRCNEKFADVVLFMQHAVEEHMSSLLPRMHSILPQCVEDEWAEMLLNCSWKPLELNTAIRMHKPQSTLEAPDFFEESYSSHGINGSKEYFLDTYSNEYDWDSSLRNKRSGDNFNHGVQDGGDFEDVKWMDCDGDLSSKESLLNENWPLSDDPERAKLLEKIQVIFQSLIKNKYLASSHLSKVIHFAVEELQTLACNSQLLSFNLEKTPLCICFLGAPELKKILKFLQEISNSCGLSRYSDKSNSEDNSKTVMNGVDFVEKINFSQDASFLILDEHFLPCKVPRSSSDGPVNCSSVETSSHLNYENGIILDSDSLLSWIFKGPSSGEQLTSWMRAKEEKAQHGLEILQLLEKEAYHLQSLCDRKSEQLNYEEALQAVEDLCLEEGKRREHVTDFARHSYDSVLRRRQEELGDNENENDMAFMNNRFESQAIKNVLKDAESLNVNQFGFEETYSGVRSQLCDLESGEDDDWRRKDYLHQVDSCIEVAIQRQKEHGSLEISKLDARLMQILIGMQKLEIELDPASSHDYRSILIPLLKSFLRARLEDMAEKDAREKSDAAREAFLAELALDSKKGTTTGVENSKHEKSKDKKKSKEGRKNKDLKASHWDDPDDQISEEILLPSAHDEEVACSELANNGTSDALRLQEEEYKRKIELEAEERKLEETLEYQRRIENEAKQKQLAEQHKRNSKVAGEKAKPISISDSDIRCNDGEKDVNDQWTNRKEPLIQKVAFTESVLSDSANGAVMQNGFSNGAIPQEGVIFTERRSGKRGKRHKGLNKPSDRKSPPLTSEKEDNGSVLPRDELNSHGDGDKGGKTLRQLSAEEDDEERFQADLKKAVRESLDTLHAPKKLPAKPSLALPHKEIPETGDSRVLCGEGATDVNGMDTYGTGLKNEVGEYNCFLNVIIQIFIALSTVCKDNQREPVAPTSLRVALSNLYPDSNFFQEGQMNDASEVLGVIFNCLHRSFTPGPHASDVEPLNRSGTDSWDCSNASCIAHSLFGMNISERMDCYNCSLESRCLKYTSFFHNINASAVRTMKVVRPESSFDELLYMVEMNHQLACDPEDGGCGKLNYIHHILSSPPHVFTTVLGWQNTCESVDDIMGTLAALSTEIDISVLYRGLDPKHKRHLVSVVCYYGQHYHCFAYSSDHEQWIMYDDKTVKVIGGWSDVLAMCERGHLQPQVLLYEAVN, translated from the exons ATGGGGCATAAGAAGCGAAACGTCGCTCCTCGCTCCAAACCGCCGCCGTCTGCCGCGGACGAtgcctcctccgccgccgccgccggtgccggtggtggtggtgattcGATTCTAGATAATTCCGCAAACCCCTCCGTGAAAGCACTAGCTAAATCGGAGCCTGAGGTGGAATTGGAGGGAATTGAGCCCTACGCTTCGATTAAGCCTGAATGCGAGCGCGCCCTAACAGCGCTGCGGCGCGGGAACCACACCAGAGCGCTGAGATCGATGAAGGAGCTGTGCTCGAGGTACGAGAATTCCGCTGACGCGGCGCTGATCCACCGCGTCCAGGGGACTATATGTGTGAAGGTGGCTTCTATAGTGGATGACCCGAACGCGAAGCAGCGGTATCTGAAGAATGCGATTGAGAGTGCGAGGAAGGCAGTCAATCTGTGCCCCAACTCTGTTGAGTTTGCGCATTTTTATGCGAATTTGTTGTATGAGGCGGCGAACGAGGGGAAGGAGTATGAGGAGGTGGTGCAGGAGTGTGAGAGGGCTTTGTCGATAGAGAACCCCGTGGATCCTGCTAAGGAGAGTTTGCAAGCGGAGAATCTGCAGAAGATTTCTACAGCTGAGGCGCGAGTTGCCAATGTTCAGAGTGAGCTAAAGGCATTGATTCAGAAATCGAACATTGCATCGATTTCGACTTGGATGAAGCATTTGAGCAATGGGGAGGAGAAGTTTCGATTGATTCCAATCAGGAGGATGCCTGAGGATCCAATGGAGGTCAGATTGATTCAGGCAAAGAGGCCGAATGAGATTAAGAAAGTTGCCAAGACGGAAGAGGAACGGAGGAAGGAAGTTGAGGTGAGAGTGGCAGCTGCCAGGCTTTTGCAGCAGAAGTCAGAGTCCCCTTCTTTAGGAAATGATGGGGATAGTATTAATAACAATGGAAAAGGTGTAGATTCTTCTACAGGTACTGGACAGAGAGCAGGAGAGCGAAGGAGGTATGGGAATTCAAGGAAAATTGCATCATCAGATGAGAGGAGGGATTCAGTACGGACATATTGGAACTCTATGTGTTTGGATGCAAAGAAAGATTtacttaaaattgaaatttctgAACTAAAGGCACATTTCAGCTCATTGAAGGATGTCTCACCAAGTGAGGTGCTTAATGAGGCTTTATCTTTTGGAGTGACGAACAAAATGTGGAAGTTCTGGTCATGCTGTCGCTGCAATGAGAAATTTGCTGATGTGGTTTTGTTCATGCAACATGCTGTGGAGGAGCATATGAGCAGTTTATTGCCCAGAATGCATTCAATTCTGCCTCAGTGTGTGGAGGATGAATGGGCTGAAATGCTTCTAAACTGTTCATGGAAACCATTAGAACTAAATACAGCTATTAGGATGCACAAGCCACAATCAACCTTGGAAGCACCTGATTTCTTTGAAGAATCGTACTCCAGCCATGGCATAAATGGTTCAAAAGAATACTTTCTTGATACTTACTCTAATGAATATGATTGGGATTCATCACTAAGGAATAAAAGATCTGGTGACAATTTCAACCATGGTGTCCAAGATGGCGGGGACTTTGAGGATGTCAAGTGGATGGATTGTGATGGAGATCTGAGCAGTAAGGAAAGTTTACTCAATGAAAATTGGCCTCTATCTGATGACCCTGAGCGTGCAAAGCTTCTAGAGAAAATCCAAGTCATTTTCCAGTCACTTATTAAAAACAAGTATCTTGCTTCAAGTCACCTTAGCAAGGTTATACACTTCGCCGTGGAGGAGCTTCAGACCCTTGCTTGCAATTCTCAACTTCTTAGTTTCAACTTGGAAAAAACCCCCTTATGTATCTGTTTTCTGGGTGCCCCGGAGCTTAAGAAAATCCTGAAATTTTTgcaggaaatttctaattcatGCGGTCTAAGTAGATATTCTGATAAAAGTAATTCTGAGGACAATTCTAAAACTGTGATGAATGGCGTTGACTTTGTGGAGAAGATAAATTTTAGCCAAGATGCTTCATTTTTAATCCTTGACGAGCATTTTCTTCCCTGTAAGGTCCCTCGGTCTTCTAGTGATGGCCCAGTCAATTGTTCCAGTGTTGAAACTTCGTCCCATCTTAACTATGAGAACGGTATAATACTTGATTCAGATTCATTGTTATCCTGGATATTTAAAGGCCCCTCAAGTGGCGAGCAATTGACATCCTGGATGCGAGCAAAAGAGGAGAAAGCCCAGCATGGTCTTGAAATTCTTCAGTTGCTTGAGAAAGAAGCTTATCATCTGCAAAGCTTATGTGATAGAAAATCCGAACAGTTAAATTATGAGGAGGCATTGCAGGCCGTGGAAGATCTATGTTTGGAAGAGGGAAAGAGAAGAGAACATGTAACTGATTTTGCCCGTCACAGTTATGACTCTGTTCTCAGGAGAAGGCAAGAAGAACTTGGTGATAATGAGAATGAAAATGACATGGCCTTTATGAACAATAGATTTGAGTCGCaagcaataaaaaatgttctAAAGGATGCAGAGTCCTTAAATGTCAACCAATTTGGTTTTGAGGAAACTTACAGTGGCGTGAGATCACAGCTTTGTGACCTAGAATCTGGTGAAGATGATGATTGGAGAAGAAAAGACTATCTTCATCAGGTGGATTCTTGCATAGAAGTTGCAATACAGAGACAGAAGGAGCATGGTTCTCTTGAG ATCAGCAAACTCGATGCCAGACTCATGCAAATACTCATTGGGATGCAGAAGCTGGAAATTGAGCTTGATCCTGCATCTTCCCATGATTACCGCTCAATCTTAATACCTTTGCTTAAATCATTTTTACGG GCACGCTTGGAGGATATGGCAGAGAAAGATGCCAGGGAAAAATCTGATGCTGCCAGAGAGGCATTTTTGGCTGAACTTGCTTTGGATTCCAAGAAAGGAACCACCACAGGagttgaaaattcaaaacatgAAAAGTCGAAGGACAAAAAGAAGAGTAAGGAGGGCCGAAAAAATAAGGACTTAAAG GCTAGTCATTGGGATGACCCAGATGATCAGATATCTGAAGAAAT ATTGCTTCCAAGTGCACATGATGAGGAGGTTGCATGTTCTGAACTTGCCAATAATGGAACTAGTGATGCCTTAAGACTACAGGAAGAGGAGTACAAACGCAAAATTGAACTTGAAGCTGAAGAAAGAAAGCTTGAAGAAACTTTGGAATATCAAAGACGTATAGAAAATGAGGCTAAACAAAAGCAACTAGCTGAGCAACATAAAAGAAACTCAAAAGTTGCAGGGGAGAAGGCTAAGCCAATTTCAATATCTGATTCTGACATTAGGTGCAATGATGGTGAAAAAGATGTCAATGACCAGTGGACAAATAGGAAG GAACCTTTGATCCAGAAGGTGGCATTCACTGAAAGTGTGCTAAGTGACTCTGCGAATGGAGCTGTGAtgcaaaatg GCTTTTCAAATGGAGCTATTCCTCAAGAAGGGGTTATATTTACTGAGCGACGCTCGGGAAAGAGGGGTAAACGGCATAAGGGTCTAAACAAACCAAGTGACAGGAAATCCCCTCCCCTGACATCTGAAAAGGAGGATAATGGTTCTGTTCTGCCTAGAGATGAGCTAAACTCACATGGTGATGGTG ATAAAGGAGGAAAAACATTGAGACAGCTTAGTGCTGAGGAGGATGATGAAGAAAGGTTTCAAGCTGACCTTAAGAAAGCTGTCCGCGAAAGCCTTG ATACATTACATGCACCTAAAAAGCTACCTGCCAAGCCAAGTTTGGCATTGCCGCATAAGGAGATTCCAGAAACCGGCGACTCACGTGTTTTATGCGGTGAAGGCGCAACCGATGTTAATGGAATGGATACATATGGAACAGGGCTAAAAAATGAAGTCGGTGAATATAATTGCTTTCTGAATGTCATAATACAG ATCTTCATTGCTCTGAGCACGGTATGTAAGGATAACCAGAGAGAACCTGTTGCCCCTACCTCTTTGAGAGTTGCTCTAAGCAACTTGTATCCTGATAGTAATTTCTTCCAGGAG GGTCAAATGAATGATGCTTCTGAAGTCTTGGGTGTAATATTTAATTGTCTACATCGTTCATTCACTCCTGGACCTCATGCATCTGATGTGGAaccgctaaatagatctggaACAGATTCCTGGGACTGCAGTAATGCTTCTTGTATTGCTCATTCACTTTTTGGAATGAACATTTCTGAGAGAATGGACTGTTACAACTGTAGCTTGGAGTCTAGATGTCTGAAATACACATCTTTTTTTCACAACATCAATGCCAGTGCTGTTAGAACTATGAAG GTTGTGCGCCCAGAGAGCTCCTTTGATGAGCTTCTGTATATGGTTGAGATGAATCACCAATTAGCTTGTGATCCTGAGGATGGTGGATGTGGAAAGCTCAACTATATTCACCATATACTCTCCAGCCCCCCGCATGTTTTCACAACAG TCCTTGGCTGGCAGAATACTTGCGAGAGTGTTGATGATATAATGGGAACATTAGCAGCATTATCTACTGAGATTGATATCAGTGTCCTTTATCGTGGTCTTGATCCAAAACATAAACGTCATTTGGTTTCAGTG GTTTGCTATTATGGGCAGCACTATCACTGTTTTGCCTACAGCAGCGATCATGAACAGTGGATCATGTACGATGATAAAACCGTAAAG GTAATTGGCGGCTGGAGTGATGTCCTTGCAATGTGTGAAAGAGGACATCTACAACCGCAAGTCCTCTTGTACGAAGCTGTGAACTAG